From Halomarina ordinaria:
TGAGTTCGCGGGGCTCCTTGTACGCGCCGGTGAAGTACACCCGCAGCATGTGCAGGAACACCGCCGCGACCATCACCTGGGCCGACCACCGGTGGAGCGACCGGAGGAAGAACCCGAAGTTCAGCTCGGTCATGATGTAGGTGATGGAGGCGTACGCGGACGTCGGGTCGCCCGTCGTCGCTGGCGCGTAGTAGAAGCCGAGGAAGGCACCGCTGATGGCGGCGACGACGTAGGCGATGGTACTGAACGACCCGAGTGCGTACAGCGGGTACCAGTACCAGAACTTGTTGTCGAGGTTGTACTGTTCGGTGTGACTCTTCGGCATCTGCATGTTGACCTTGTAGTAGAGGTTCTCGAGGACCTCGAGGTAGTCAACGAGGCGCAGACGCTTGTCGAGCCAGATGAGGACGGTGAGATAGCCGCGTTCGACCGGCGAGAGCTCCTTGCTCTTCATCCAGCCGCCGTGGTCCATCTCGTCTTTGCGTTCGAGGCTCATGTGTCGTGGTAGCTCAGTAGTGGTCTCCGCGGGTTAATCATTCTCCTCCGTCCCCCTCGGGGCGCGGGAGCGCGACGAACGAGGACGCGATCCAGCTGTAGGGGTCGTAGACGGACTGGTGACACTGGCAGTAGACGTCGTTCGCGGCGCCGAAGCGTGTACTGTCGCTGTAGGCCTTGAACGCCGGCACGCAGCAGAAGTGCGTACACTTGTCGAGCCAGGCCATGAAGCCGTCTTCGGTGGTCGCCGCCTGGATGAACTCGCCGAGCGGACCGCCCTGCTGGCGCATCTCGATGACCTCCTGACTTCGGATGACCTGCACGGGGATGGTTTGCGAGCCCTCGACGTCCTGGGAGCGCCAGTTGGCCATCGCCGGCTTGCCGCCGGGGGTGCCGACGCCCGTCTCGAAGCCCTCGTAGTCCTCGAACTGCGAGACGTTCAGCGGGTCGCCCTCGGAGAGTTCCTCGTTCTGCCAGTCGTACGGGGAGTCGGCGGCGGAGAAGAACGTGTTCTCCTGGTCGGCGTCGGGCTGGATGCCCGCGTACGTCTGGATGCCGCAGTACTGGAACCACTCCGAGGAGTACGTCTGCCCGCCGAGTTGCGTCTCGGCGATCTGTATCTCCTGGCCCTGCTCCTCGACGGTCTGGACTTCCGGCCAGACGCCCCCGATGTCGCCGTTGTCGGCGATCTGTATGGGGATGACGGGCATCCCACGCGGGGCGGGACCTTCCGTGTTCTCGATGCCGACGAACTCGGTGATACCACCGCCCGCACCGGTGGGGTCCGTGGCCGTCCCGATGGCCGCGGCCGCCCCGCTGCCGACGCCGGCGAGCACACCTGCCCCGACGACGCCCTTCACGAAGCGCCGTCGGCCACTCTCGGTCGGATATTTGTCGTTGTCTGCCATGTTATCGCTTGTAGTAGGGGTAGACTGCGCGCTTTACGTTCTCCCAGGCACCCTCGCCGCCGAGTTCGGTGCCGTACATGTCCTCCTCGCGGATGTAGAGGTCCTCCCACTTGCGCCGGCGCTTCTTCACGATCATCACGTCCGGGAGG
This genomic window contains:
- a CDS encoding cytochrome b translates to MSLERKDEMDHGGWMKSKELSPVERGYLTVLIWLDKRLRLVDYLEVLENLYYKVNMQMPKSHTEQYNLDNKFWYWYPLYALGSFSTIAYVVAAISGAFLGFYYAPATTGDPTSAYASITYIMTELNFGFFLRSLHRWSAQVMVAAVFLHMLRVYFTGAYKEPRELNWILGIVLISLTMVFGYTGYLLPWDQLAFWAGQIGVEMSLSIPLAGEWVAQLLFGGFSLSQATLQRMYILHVFLLPFITTALIAIHIGIVWMQGIAEPH
- a CDS encoding ubiquinol-cytochrome c reductase iron-sulfur subunit; this encodes MADNDKYPTESGRRRFVKGVVGAGVLAGVGSGAAAAIGTATDPTGAGGGITEFVGIENTEGPAPRGMPVIPIQIADNGDIGGVWPEVQTVEEQGQEIQIAETQLGGQTYSSEWFQYCGIQTYAGIQPDADQENTFFSAADSPYDWQNEELSEGDPLNVSQFEDYEGFETGVGTPGGKPAMANWRSQDVEGSQTIPVQVIRSQEVIEMRQQGGPLGEFIQAATTEDGFMAWLDKCTHFCCVPAFKAYSDSTRFGAANDVYCQCHQSVYDPYSWIASSFVALPRPEGDGGE